A window of the Electrophorus electricus isolate fEleEle1 chromosome 11, fEleEle1.pri, whole genome shotgun sequence genome harbors these coding sequences:
- the rab1ab gene encoding RAB1A, member RAS oncogene family b — protein MNPEYDYLFKLLLIGDSGVGKSCLLLRFADDTYTESYISTIGVDFKIRTIELDGKTIKLQIWDTAGQERFRTITSSYYRGAHGIIVVYDVTDQESFNNVKQWLQEIDRYASENVNKLLVGNKCDLTTKKVVDYTTAKEFADSLGIPFLETSAKNATNVEQAFMTMAAEIKKRMGPGATAGGTEKSKVNIQSTPVKPAAGGCC, from the exons TGACTATTTATTCAAGCTGCTCTTGATTGGTGACTCTGGTGTTGGAAAGTCTTGCCTTCTCCTCCGATTTGCA gatgacacatacacagaaagctACATTAGTACTATCGGTGTGGACTTCAAAATACGAACTATAGAGTTAGATGGAAAGACCATCAAACTTCAAATC TGGGACACAGCAGGGCAGGAGAGGTTTCGCACAATCACATCAAGCTACTACAGAGGAGCACATGGCATTATCGTAGTCTACGATGTTACAGACCAG GAGTCTTTCAATAATGTTAAACAGTGGCTACAGGAGATAGACCGCTATGCCAGTGAAAATGTTAACAAGTTATTGGTGGGAAACAAATGTGACTTAACAACGAAAAAAGTGGTGGACTACACAACGGCAAAG GAATTTGCTGACTCCCTTGGCATCCCTTTCTTGGAAACTAGCGCTAAAAATGCCACTAATGTGGAACAAGCCTTCATGACTATGGCTGCTGAGATCAAGAAGAGAATGGGCCCTGGAGCCACAGCTGGAGGCACTGAGAAGTCCAAGGTGAATATTCAGAGTACTCCAGTGAAGCCTGCTGCTGGAGGTTGCTGCTGA
- the cep68 gene encoding LOW QUALITY PROTEIN: centrosomal protein of 68 kDa (The sequence of the model RefSeq protein was modified relative to this genomic sequence to represent the inferred CDS: inserted 2 bases in 1 codon): MALEVDRTLXQTFSLMEHKGYGRWKRKTPELVPSGYTRPLTHGDGLNPPHGQDAKDSDSERSVIKKTVTMAPTSRYMTGRTYTARKPMINAERKNSILKNPLNQEYSESVHMSSVASFQEESKGLLFKQSDRYTAENTNISQPSFPSLSREDCYAALSVSDLRLFSSHGEHNFSSVPSSCKYEGRSLSSPLLDDLSLTVPLSPKWTSTQHTYSNSCSTQTHSSPKTKTGAFEQEKDSLLNTHSLLSDSKGYSFAVKCMSPYQANYWACVIPSSLPPSPDRKSPSWDPDKEYEELLDYTYPLRPNMAKTLDLTECRPLLQTDPLLQDSGIELDHFFSSSSLSCLGKSMMKIRQDRGCPTADQRLSEQQGLNLRKLSPPKSSDAGISSSLYSSLDQVGLSVESLDFEGKQNFHYRKCGVFCTSKSAPTFIRSTYILPHHGSLGELDEEFLRLPEQLKELQELSHELKDITAQISQPFNTSWESLNRESASITSSVAQIHQYTPMVIVQEKDGEEDHRSASEIPLQSEKFSEQVRGLGARVQMISSQVNRGNLRDVEAIMDQLSGRSTSEFQSKTGSEQGADDDKESLLQHIQAFCSNLEELIQWLYKVVKKMEVLSPPSVNIESVKASLADYKSFQKEVQAHRPLTASVLQTGEKLLWCMNSASPFLQETLMLIERQSCALEAHSEHLFSSILSAMDSLTEPSMQGDAEMTP; the protein is encoded by the exons ATGGCTCTGGAAGTTGACAGAACCTT TCAGACCTTCTCTCTGATGGAGCACAAGGGCTATGGGAGGTGGAAAAGAAAGACCCCAGAGTTGGTTCCCTCTGGCTACACAAGACCTCTCACACATGGTGATGGATTAAATCCACCACATGGCCAGGATGCCAAAGACTCAGACAGTGAAAGAAGTGTTATCAAGAAGACTGTTACCATGGCACCCACCTCTAGGTATATGACAGGCAGAACCTATACTGCCAGAAAGCCAATGATCAATGCTGAGCGCAAGAATTCAATCTTGAAGAATCCTCTCAATCAAGAATACTCAGAAAGT GTTCACATGAGCAGTGTGGCAAGTTTTCAAGAAGAAAGTAAAGGATTACTGTTTAAGCAGTCAGACAGGTACACTGCAGAAAACACCAATATTTCCCAACCCTCTTTCCCTTCATTATCCAGAGAAGACTGTTATGCCGCCTTGAGTGTATCAGACCTCAGGTTGTTCTCTTCTCACGGGGAACATAATTTCAGCTCTGTACCTTCATCTTGCAAATATGAAGGAAGGAGCCTCTCCAGCCCCCTTTTAGATGACCTAAGCCTTACAGTGCCATTAAGCCCCAAGTGGACTTCTACCCAGCATACATACTCAAATTCTTGTAGTACCCAAACACATTCCTctccaaagacaaaaacaggagCATTTGAGCAGGAGAAAGACTCCCTTCTTAACACCCACTCTTTATTGAGTGACAGCAAAGGCTACTCATTTGCTGTGAAATGCATGTCCCCCTATCAGGCTAATTACTGGGCCTGTGTTATCCCAAGTTCCTTACCACCCTCCCCAGACCGCAAGTCTCCCAGCTGGGACCCAGATAAAGAGTATGAGGAACTCCTGGATTACACATACCCTCTTAGGCCTAATATGGCCAAAACCTTGGATTTAACTGAATGCAGGCCTCTTTTGCAAACTGATCCACTTTTGCAAGACTCTGGGATTGAGTTGGACCATTTTTTCAGCTCTTCTAGCCTTTCTTGTTTGGGCAAGTCCATGATGAAAATAAGGCAAGATAGAGGTTGTCCAACTGCAGATCAGAGGTTATCTGAACAGCAAGGTCTGAATCTGAGGAAACTCTCTCCTCCTAAGTCTTCAGATGCTGGGATATCTAGTAGTCTATATTCTTCACTTGACCAGGTGGGTTTATCAGTGGAAAGTTTGGATTTTGAAGGGAAACAGAATTTTCACTACAGAAAATGTGGCGTCTTTTGTACCTCAAAGTCTGCGCCAACCTTCATCAGGTCTACTTACATCTTACCCCATCATGGGTCACTTGGCGAGTTGGATGAGGAGTTCCTGCGGTTGCCAGAGCAGCTAAAGGAACTTCAAGAGCTGTCTCACGAACTGAAGGACATTACAGCACAAATAAGTCAGCCGTTCAACACAAGCTGGGAGTCTCTGAACAGGGAGAGTGCCTCTATAACGTCATCAGTAGCACAGATACACCAATACACACCTATGGTCATTGTGCAAGAAAAGGATGGTGAGGAGGATCACAGGTCAGCCTCTGAAATTCCTCTTCAAAGTGAGAAGTTCTCAGAGCAGGTGAGAGGGCTGGGTGCCCGAGTGCAAATGATCAGTAGTCAGGTGAACAGAGGCAACCTGAGGGATGTGGAAGCCATTATGGATCAACTGAGTGGAAGATCCACATCagagtttcagagcaagacagggTCTGAACAGGGTGCAGATGATGACAAGGAATCCCTCTTGCAACATATTCAA GCATTTTGCTCAAACTTAGAAGAACTGATTCAGTGGTTGTACAAGGTGGTGAAGAAGATGGAGGTTCTTTCCCCTCCTTCAGTGAACATTGAGAGTGTTAAAGCTTCTCTTGCTGACTATAAG AGTTTTCAGAAGGAAGTCCAAGCCCACCGGCCTCTCACTGCCTCTGTGCTTCAGACTGGAGAGAAGCTGCTGTGGTGTATGAACTCTGCTTCTCCCT TTCTTCAGGAGACACTAATGTTGATAGAGAGGCAGTCCTGTGCATTGGAGGCTCATTCAGAACACCTCTTCTCCTCCATCCTATCAGCCATGGACAGCCTCACTGAACCGAGCATGCAGGGTGATGCAG AAATGACACCCTGA